A window of Pan paniscus chromosome 10, NHGRI_mPanPan1-v2.0_pri, whole genome shotgun sequence contains these coding sequences:
- the TMEM52B gene encoding transmembrane protein 52B isoform X1 produces the protein MGVRVHVVAASALLYFILLSGTRCEENCGNPEHCLTTDWVHLWYIWLLVVIGALLLLCGLTSLCFRCCCLSRQQNGEDGGPPPCEVTVIAFDHDSTLQSTITSLQSVFGPAARRILAVAHSHSSLGQLPSSLDTLPGYEEALHMSRFTVAMCGQKAPDLPPVPEEKQLPPTEKESTRIVDSWN, from the exons ATGGGAGTCCGAGTTCATGTCGTGGCGGCCTCAGCCCTGCTGTATTTCATCCTG CTTTCTGGGACGAGATGTGAGGAAAACTGTGGTAATCCTGAACA tTGCCTGACCACAGACTGGGTACATCTCTGGTATATATG GTTGCTGGTGGTGATTGGCGCGCTGCTTCTCCTGTGTGGCCTGACGTCCCTGTGCTTCCGCTGCTGCTGTCTGAGCCGCCAGCAAAATGGGGAAGATGGGGGCCCACCACCCTGTGAAGTGACCGTCATTGCTTTCGATCACGACAGCACTCTCCAGAGCACTATCACAT CTCTGCAGTCGGTGTTTGGCCCTGCAGCTCGGAGGATCCTGGCTGTGGCTCACTCCCACAGCTCCCTGGGCCAGCTGCCCTCCTCTTTGGACACCCTCCCAGGGTATGAAGAAGCTCTTCACATGAGTCGCTTCACAGTAGCCATGTGCGGGCAGAAAGCACCTGATCTACCCCCAGTACCTGAAGAAAAGCAGCTGCCTCCAACAGAGAAGGAGTCGACTCGAATAGTTGACTCTTGGAACTGA
- the TMEM52B gene encoding transmembrane protein 52B isoform X3, translating to MSWRPQPCCISSCCLTTDWVHLWYIWLLVVIGALLLLCGLTSLCFRCCCLSRQQNGEDGGPPPCEVTVIAFDHDSTLQSTITSLQSVFGPAARRILAVAHSHSSLGQLPSSLDTLPGYEEALHMSRFTVAMCGQKAPDLPPVPEEKQLPPTEKESTRIVDSWN from the exons ATGTCGTGGCGGCCTCAGCCCTGCTGTATTTCATCCTG tTGCCTGACCACAGACTGGGTACATCTCTGGTATATATG GTTGCTGGTGGTGATTGGCGCGCTGCTTCTCCTGTGTGGCCTGACGTCCCTGTGCTTCCGCTGCTGCTGTCTGAGCCGCCAGCAAAATGGGGAAGATGGGGGCCCACCACCCTGTGAAGTGACCGTCATTGCTTTCGATCACGACAGCACTCTCCAGAGCACTATCACAT CTCTGCAGTCGGTGTTTGGCCCTGCAGCTCGGAGGATCCTGGCTGTGGCTCACTCCCACAGCTCCCTGGGCCAGCTGCCCTCCTCTTTGGACACCCTCCCAGGGTATGAAGAAGCTCTTCACATGAGTCGCTTCACAGTAGCCATGTGCGGGCAGAAAGCACCTGATCTACCCCCAGTACCTGAAGAAAAGCAGCTGCCTCCAACAGAGAAGGAGTCGACTCGAATAGTTGACTCTTGGAACTGA
- the TMEM52B gene encoding transmembrane protein 52B isoform X2, whose protein sequence is MLSGTRCEENCGNPEHCLTTDWVHLWYIWLLVVIGALLLLCGLTSLCFRCCCLSRQQNGEDGGPPPCEVTVIAFDHDSTLQSTITSLQSVFGPAARRILAVAHSHSSLGQLPSSLDTLPGYEEALHMSRFTVAMCGQKAPDLPPVPEEKQLPPTEKESTRIVDSWN, encoded by the exons atg CTTTCTGGGACGAGATGTGAGGAAAACTGTGGTAATCCTGAACA tTGCCTGACCACAGACTGGGTACATCTCTGGTATATATG GTTGCTGGTGGTGATTGGCGCGCTGCTTCTCCTGTGTGGCCTGACGTCCCTGTGCTTCCGCTGCTGCTGTCTGAGCCGCCAGCAAAATGGGGAAGATGGGGGCCCACCACCCTGTGAAGTGACCGTCATTGCTTTCGATCACGACAGCACTCTCCAGAGCACTATCACAT CTCTGCAGTCGGTGTTTGGCCCTGCAGCTCGGAGGATCCTGGCTGTGGCTCACTCCCACAGCTCCCTGGGCCAGCTGCCCTCCTCTTTGGACACCCTCCCAGGGTATGAAGAAGCTCTTCACATGAGTCGCTTCACAGTAGCCATGTGCGGGCAGAAAGCACCTGATCTACCCCCAGTACCTGAAGAAAAGCAGCTGCCTCCAACAGAGAAGGAGTCGACTCGAATAGTTGACTCTTGGAACTGA